Within the Salvia hispanica cultivar TCC Black 2014 chromosome 4, UniMelb_Shisp_WGS_1.0, whole genome shotgun sequence genome, the region TTGGATCGTCTACTTCATTTCACAGATGCTTATTGCATTTCAACTATGAGAATGGATCGTAACACTTTTGGGCGCTTGTGCCACCTTTTAAAAGAGCGGGGTGGGTTGCGTGTGGGTCAATTTGTCGGGGTGGAAGAACAAGTTGCTATATTCGTTGGTGTTCTTGCACACCACAAGAAGAATCGGTGTGTAGGTTATGAATTTTGGAGGTCTGGAGCCACCATCTCTCTGTACATGCACAAAGTGTTAGGTGCTGTTCTGAACTTGCATGATGTTTTGCTAGTCAAACCGACTCCAGTCACTGATGACTGCAACGATAGTCGATGGAAATGGTTTAAGGTAATATTTCAGTCTACATAATAGTGTATGTGGTTCATATATcgaaatatatcaaatataaccAGCATGTTCTTCACTTAACTTTCCAAATTGATGCAGGGTTGCCTTGGTGCTTTGGACGGTACGCACATTAATGTCTTAGTTAGTAACACAGATAAACCGCGATTTCGTTCTAGGAAGGGGcaaatatcaacaaacacCCTTGCTGTCTGTGATCGGAACATGCAATTTGTCTATGCCTTACCTGGATGGGAGGGATCAGCGGGCGACTCTCGAGTTTTGCGGGATGCCGTGTCACGTGTGAACGGCTTGAAGGTCCCAAAAGGTTATTTTTTGAATCACTGTGTTCAGATTCGATCAATGCTCTATTTTATACAatgcaattaattattctcttcactttGCAGGGTACTATTATTTGTGTGACAACGGATACGCAAATAGTGATGGATTTTTGACACCCTTCAGAGGAGTACGATACCATCTAAAAGAATGGGGTCCGGGCGCTGAGTCACCACAAAATGCCATCGAGCTATTCAACATGCGCCACACGAAAGCAAGGAATGTCATTGAGAGAGCGTTCGCAGTCCTTAAGATGCGGTGGGGGATTCTTCGAAGTGCGTCATTTTATCCAATCAAAACACAGATCCGTCTGATAATGGCCTGTTTTTTACTACATAATTTTATCCGTCGTGAGATGGCAATAGATCCAGTTGAAGTTGAATTGGATGGTATCTATCATGAAGTGAATCATGATGATGACAATGGTGTTGTGGAATTTGTCGAGACTGTGGAGCCTTCAACAGAATGGAGTCAAATACGCGAAAACCTCGCGCAACATATGTGGCTTAACCGATGACCTTTGTCTAGTTTATTTTCCCTGATTTCAAAGTTGACTAAGTTGTGTGGTTGTGTGACTAACTGAATTTAGTATTTTACTGCATTCGAACATCATTTTTGCCTTGTGTTcagtattattttgttgatttattagGATCTTTCTTAGTTTGTTGCTGCTTTCAGTTTCAAATATCAGAGAACTGAGACGATGGATGGGATCCCTGACTGCTCCTGTGGCCATGGGAAGATGGACCTTCGCCGCGCCGGGGTGTCTGCAATGAATCCCGGAAGGTTATACTATAAGTGTCCGTTGGGTGGAAATCATCCGGGTCATTTCATTTGGTGTGATGAGCATAGTAGCCATACTGGCTCTCGGAAATATAGGGACCAGAATCAGTCAACCGCATCCTCTGGCCCGGTTCCTCACTCAGGAGAATCACGTGTTGATGCAAATAAGGATAGATGTTGCATTGTATGCGGTCTGAACAAGAACCATTCCGACTTCACGTCCCTGGTGATGTTAGCTTTCATGACCACTGTATTGGTCCTACTTGGCTTTCTAATTGGGAAGGTTATGTAATTATATTAGGTATGGTGGATATTTGGGATTATGTGTGGTTTATGTGGATGATTTGGGTGATTTTTGTCGGTCTTTAGGTGTGTTAAGTATATGTATATGATGCTTTGATGTTTTTGGCCTTGACctgaatatttaatattcttgGGCTTGAAGTTTAGTTTTCAATTCGGCGGTTACATATATACCATTTATATATCGGAAGGGAAAGAAAagttatttcaaataattttttattgcacTTCGTTTCTACACATCTTTTAGTTTCACATATATTctcaacatattttaataactaatcttgtttcttttcaaaagttatctcctcataattttgttagctactatatcaataatata harbors:
- the LOC125221029 gene encoding uncharacterized protein LOC125221029, which gives rise to MDRNTFGRLCHLLKERGGLRVGQFVGVEEQVAIFVGVLAHHKKNRCVGYEFWRSGATISLYMHKVLGAVLNLHDVLLVKPTPVTDDCNDSRWKWFKGCLGALDGTHINVLVSNTDKPRFRSRKGQISTNTLAVCDRNMQFVYALPGWEGSAGDSRVLRDAVSRVNGLKVPKGYYYLCDNGYANSDGFLTPFRGVRYHLKEWGPGAESPQNAIELFNMRHTKARNVIERAFAVLKMRWGILRISNIRELRRWMGSLTAPVAMGRWTFAAPGCLQ